The Tenuifilum thalassicum genome includes the window TTGTAATAACCTCAACCCTTTCTATCATTTGAGCAGGAAGTTCATCCATACTTGTAAGCATCGATGGACGACCATCTATCAGTATATTAACATTAGAGCTTCCCCTTAAACTAACGTTACCATCGGTATCCACCTCTATAGATGGAATATTTTCAAGCACATCGGCAGCGGTTCCACCTTCAACCGAAACATCTTTATCAACATTAAAAACCTTTTTATCGAGGTTATGCAGTAGCATCTTTTTTTCTCCTGTTACAACTACTGCCTCGATATTCTCATTTGCCGCAAGTATGGAACATGTTTCAAGGTTAATATTTGGACTACGAGGTGTTATTGCAATTCCTCCTATCCTTCTTGTTTCATAGCCAATAAATTTAATTTCGGCATAATACCTACCTGGTTTTAGCTTTTCAATAATAAATTTTCCAGACTCATCGGTAAGGGATCCCGTTACTAACGATGAATCTTTCTGCCTATAAAGGGCAACAGTAGCATACTCAACAGGTGTCCTATCAAGCGAGTCGACAACCTTACCTGTGACTACACCATTGAAGTTGCTCATATCATAGCCCCTCCTACCTTGAGAGCGATCTTGAGCTATTGATGCAATACTTATAACGCTAAGTACAAAAAGGATAAAATAGTTCTTCATATTAAATCAGTATTATTCGACATCTTTTAAACATCAATAGGACACCTAGGTTAAAAAAAACTTGCGCTAATAAGTAAAAAAAATAGGGACCCACATTGAGCAGGTCCCTAATCTTAACCAACCTAAACTAATACCTGAGAACCAGGCATTATGCTTTACTGTTCTTCGTACTCTTTGATGATATCTTTCACACCATCGGGTGAAACGCGTCCGTAAACCTTTTCCCCAATTAGAACAACAGGTGCAAGTCCACATGCCCCAACACAACGTAAGCAGTTGAGCGAGAACTTGCCATCTGGGGTTGTTTCACCAACTTTAACATTAAGTATGCGCTTAAACTCATCGAGCACTTTTTCTGCACCACGCACGTAGCATGCTGTACCAGTACAGATGCTGATAGGATGCTTACCTTTTGGTATCATGGTGAAGAATGAGTAAAAGGTAACAACTCCGTAAACCTTTGCTACTGAGACATTAAGTTCAGCAGCAACAACCTCCTGTACCTCGGCAGGCAGATAGCCAAAAGTTTCCTGAGTTTTGTGAAGAACGTTAATTAGTTCACCAGGGTCGTTATTAAACGACTTGCATATCTCTTTAATCTTGGCTACCTGTTCAGGCTTAAGCTCAAGTTTTATATGTGACATTTGTTAATCCTCCCTATTTAATGTAGATATCTTTTTTCTTGTCGAAATAGTGTGTATGCAGCAAGTGATGCGCTTTTTCGCTCATTGGCTTACCTAAGAACTCTTCGTAAAGCTGTTTGATATAAGGGTTCTCATGCGATTTGCGAATTGGCTTGCCAGCATCTTCACGATAGATGGCTTCCATACGAGCCTTAATAATTGCGGAATTACCATGGTGTAATGGTTGACCACCACCACCGATACATCCACCAGGGCATGCCATTACCTCAATTGCATGGTAGTTTGCTTTACCTGAGCGAACATCCTCAAGTAGTTTACGAGCATTACCTAAACCATGAGCAATACCTATATTAATTGGCAAGCCATTGAAATCGATGGTAGCGGAACGAATTCCGTCCATTCCACGAAGTTCGGTAAAGTCGATTTTAGGAAGTGGTTTTCCAGTATAAACTTCGTATGCTGTACGAACAGCAGCTTCAATCACACCACCTGTTGCACCAAAAATTACACCAGCACCTGTTGATTCACCTAGAGGACGGTCAAAATCCTCTTCGGGTAGCTCTTCAAAGTTAATGTTGAACTCCTTAATAAGATGAGCAAGCTCGCGAGTTGAGATTGAGAAATCAACATCTGGGTTGTCATCAACCTTAAACTCATCGCGTTGGCATTCATATTTCTTAGCCAAGCATGGCATCACCGATACAACTACAAGTTCCTCACGTTTTTTACCAAGTTTTTCGGCAAAGTACGATTTTGCAATTGCACCAAACATTTGCTGAGGCGACTTAGCGCTTGAGGGAACATCGAGCATATCGGTAAAGTTGTGCTCAAAGAAGTTCACCCAACCAGGGCAGCAACTTGTAAGAATTGGGAGCTTAACATCCTTATCGCCATTCAAGAAACGAGTTAAACGATCAAGAAGTTCGGTACCCTCTTCCATGATGGTTAGGTCGGCTGCAAAATCGGTGTCAAAGATGTAATCAAAACCAATTTGACGTAGAGCAGCTACCATTTTACCAGTAACCAGAGTACCAGGTTTCATTCCGAACTCTTCGCCTAAAGCAGCACGAACAGCAGGAGCAGTCTGAACTAGTACAGTTTTATTAGGATCGGCAATAGCTCTAATTACTTTAGCAGTATGGTCAACCTCGGTAAGTGCACCAGTAGGACATACTGCAACACACTGGCCACAGTAAGTACAAGGCGACTTTTCAAGATCCTGTTCAAAAGCAGGAGCAACTACAGCCATGAAACCACGGTTAACTGCGCTTAGCGCACCAACGGTTTGAACATCGTTACACATGGTTTCGCAACGGCGGCACATGATACACTTGTCAACATCACGAATGATAGAAGGAGAAAAGTCCTTCTTATATGTTGACATCTCGGCATACTCCTGACCAGGAATTTCACGGATACCCAGTTTAATTGCCATATCCTGAAGGTCGCAACGGCCACTCTTTGCGCAGGTTAAGCAATCCTTTGGATGGTCGGAGAGAATAAGCTCCATAACAGTACGGCGAGCGTTAATTACACGCGAGGTGTGAGTTTTTACCACCATACCTTCGGCGCACTCAGTTGCACAGCTAGGTGCCAGGTTTCTACGACCTTCCACCTCAACAACACAAATACGACAACCTGCTGGCTTATTCTCAACACCAAGGTCGTGAAGTTCCATGTAGCAAAGTGCAGGAATATCGATACCTAATTTCCTAGCAGCTTTATAAATTGTAGTACCCTTAGGTACTTCAACTTGTTTGTTATCTATTGTAAGTTTTACTGTTTCCATTGTTATCACCCTAATTATTTAATGCTGATAGCATCGAATTTACACTTCTCATAACATGCGCCACACTTAATACAAATTGCTGTATTGATTTCGTGTGGTTTTTTACGCTCACCGCTAATAGCGTTAACAGGACAGTTCCTAGCACAAGCTGTACAACCCACGCAGGCCTCTGGGTCAATTACATATTTCATTAATGATTTACATTGACCTGCAGGACACTTCTTATCTTCAACGTGAGCAACGTACTCATCGTAGAAGTTATCGAGTGTAGAAAGTACAGGGTTTGGCGAAGTTTGTCCTAAACCGCAAAGTGAGGTATCCTTAATAACTTGAGATAGGTTACGTAGACGCTCAAGATCTTCCATAGTACCTTCACCTTTAGTGATGCGGTCGAGCAACTCGTAAAGGCGTTTGTTACCGATACGACAGGGTGAACACTTACCACAACTTTCCTCAACGGTAAAATCGAGATAGAACTTGGCAACCGAAACCATACAGTCGTCTTCGTCCATTACAATCATACCACCAGACCCCATCATCGATCCAGCAGCAACTAGGTTGTCAAAATCGATTGGTGTATCAAGGTGACTCTCTGTTAAGCAGCCACCCGAAGGTCCACCAGTTTGAACTGCTTTAAATTTCTTGCCATTTTTAATACCACCACCAATTTCGAAGATAACTTCGCGTAGGGTGATACCCATTGGAACCTCAATAAGACCAACATTGTTTATTTTACCAGCAAGAGCGAACACCTTAGTTCCCTTGCTCTTCTCAGTTCCAATTGAAGAGTACCAGTCGGCACCTTTTAGAATGATTGGAGGTACGTTGGCATATGTTTCAACGTTATTAACGTTGGTTGGTTTTCCCATATAACCACTCTGTGCAGGGTAAGGAGGTTTATTGCTTGGCTCACCGCGTAAACCTTCCATTGAGTGGATTAGAGCAGTTTCCTCACCACAAACAAAGGCACCTGCACCATAGCGAAGTTCTAAATCGAAGCTAAAACCAGTGCCAAATATATCGTTTCCTAGCAATCCATATTCACGAGCCTGCTCAATTGCTATTTTTAGACGATTAATAGCGAGAGGATATTCAGCACGGATATAGATAAGACCTTTTGAAGCACCAATACAATAGCCGCAGATAGCCATGGCCTCAATTACAGAGTGAGGGTCGCCTTCAAGAATTGAACGGTCCATAAAAGCACCAGGGTCACCCTCATCGGCATTACAAACCACATATTTTTGGTCTGCCTGATTTTTGCTAGCAATTTCCCATTTTAAGCCAGTGGGGAAACCACCACCTCCACGACCACGTAGGCCAGATTTCTTAATTACCTCAATTGTCTCCTGAGGAGTATATTCGGTTAAAACTTTTCCTAATGCCTGATAACCATCACGAGCAATATATTCATCAATATTCTCAGGGTTGATGAAACCGCAGTTACGAAGCGCAATACGCATTTGTTTGCGGTAAAAGCCCATTTGCTTTGAGTCCTCAATTGTTTCTTTTTTGGTAGGATCTATATAAAGCAGGCGTTCAACTTTACGTCCCTTAATCACGTGCTCCTTAACAATTTCAGAAGCATCCTCAGGTTTTACTTGAGTATAGAAAGTATTATCGGGTAGTACCTTAACAATTGGACCTTTCTCGCAAAAGCCAAAACATCCAGTCAAAATAACTTGAACATCTTCCTGAAGGTTATTGGCAGCAAGTTCGGCTTTTAGTTTTTCTGCTATTGCATCGCTTGCAGAGGCTTTACAACCTGTTCCCCCACAAATTAGCAGGTGCATTTTATACTTTGACATTCTTTTTACCTCCCAATGGATTATTTGTTATCAATTGACTCGTAGTTCACAGGAATAATTCCATCTACTAGTTCGCCATTCTTAATATACTTCTCAATTATCTCGTCGGCTTTTTTGGTATCAACATAACCAAAAACAACGGGATCGGCATTTGGAAGTTTAACCTCAATGGTTGGTTCTGCATAGCAGTAACCCATACATCCAGTTTGAGTTACAACTGCATTTACACCACGTTTTTCGAGTTCCTCTAAAAGGAAATCCATCACATTCTTAGCACCAGAGGCTATACCGCAGGTAGCCATAGCCACCTTGATTTGAACGAGATTCTCAGCCGAATCGCCTTTCTCCCTAAGGTCGATTTTTGACTGAAGGGTCTCCTTCATTTTCTTAAGATCGGCAAGCGATTTTACTTTTGTCATAACTTATTCTCCTTGTGAGTATTTGGTTGGTTTTTATAATTTATCTCAAAATTCCATTGCAAAAATAGAAATCAATTGTTAACCGATTAACAATAAAAATATGTTTTTCAACCTAAATCTGTTATTTGTAATTCGTCTAAATTTGAATAGATGAATTCTTTTACAATGGGATATACCTGTGGGTTGTTCAATGGTATGCCATCTAGAGCTTTACTAATATCAGAAGAAGAGACTTCAAAAAGTTCATTTTCCTTTTTAACTCTGATTTTAAATTCAATGGCGGGGTACGAGCATATTAAAAGCGCAAAAGTACCTGCTATATCGCCAAGGGGTAAACAGTCTATATTTGATGGGATAAAACGAGCTAATAGTTCAGTTCCTTGGCCCAATTGCGAATCAATACTAAAGGATCCTCCGGTGAGTTCTGCATTTTGTTTTAGCAATGGAATGCCTAATCCTACTTTTCGGGTAGTACGTGTGGTAGTAAATGGGTCAGTAACATATTTTAGGAACTCGGAGTCCATCCCTTTTCCGTTATCCTTAACAGCTAGCTTAATATAATCTTTTTCAGTGTCAATATCAAGGTTTATTTCGATAACTGAAGAATTGGCAGAAACAGAATTCTGGACTATATCAAGGATATGAAGCGATAAATCTTTCACGGTTAACTACTAGTTTATAAAGGATTTAAATAATTCAAATAAACACGCTATTGGAAGGGGTAAACAAAAGCCCCATTCTTTTTATCGAAGGCATCGCGCAAACCAGCCAACGAAATATCATTTATCTCATACTCTGTATATATCTCTCCAACCTGATGAATGTAATGGGCATCGGAATTACGAATAAAAGTCTTGGAAGATTCTATCCTATTATGGCTACAAAAATCGCTCACCTTCGAATTCTTTGAAATCTCAAGAGCATCGAATTTCAAATCTGGTGGAATAAAACCAAGCTGACTGGTAAGGCTATACTTAAGTCTATCGACATGTGCTGGGATGAATATCCCCTGAATTGATTGTAAAAATTCAGACACCTCATTTATGCTCTTATTTAATGCAGCATGAAGGTAGTAATCAACCTCTTGGATTATCTCTTCCTGCTCATTCACCACAACCTGATAACCAAACACATCGGGTTTGTTTGATATTTTCAAAATGTTATTCTCAATGAAATCCTGCAGGGCAACTCTTTGATTCTCGGTTTCAACTATACAGAGGCAATGTATTTCTTCCTTTGATGTTATCTCTGCACCATACAAGCAATGAATGCCATGCCTTTTAGCCAATTCTTTAGTCAATGGGCCATGTAAAGTGCTGTTATGATCGGCAATGGCTATAAGTTGAAGGTTATTGGCTAAAGCTCGATTAACTATATTCACCGGACTCATTTCCAAGTCGGCACATGGTGAAATTACCGAATGAATATGTAAATCGGCTTTTACCCTCATTACTTTTTATTGATAAGATTGTAAAGCCTGCCACTAATTTCAAAAGCCTGCAGTTCTGTTGATAAAATGGGAATATTTTCCTCATTACTTTTATCGGCCGTATTGGCATCGGGTTCAAGCCCTTTTACCAAAATTATGGCTGCCAAATCTTTTAGCGAGGCAACGGCAATAGTATTAATGTGTGTTTGAAGGGTAATCCAAACAGCACCTGCTGGGGCATTTCCCATCACATCGCTTAGCAAATCGGATGTATAGCCTCCAGTTACCTCGTTATCAAGGCCATTATGGCCTGAACACACTTTCAGGTTCAAAGCCTCAGAAATATCTTTAACAGTCATATTGAGAATTCTATTTAATGGGTTTATCACAATCCTTTTTAAACCTGTTTTCGCCCCAAATCTTTTTCATAATTCGAAAAGAGTGCTCTGGATTAAGCTTATTATTCTCCATAATCTTTTGCAGGAAAACGCATTGCGACAGAGCACCATTTCCCTGTACGATATCTTCGGCTAGGGCAACACACGATGGGGCACCACAAACACCACAATCGATACCAGGCAAGTAACACATTAAACGATTAACACGTTCCATCTTCCCCATGGCTCGAACCATATCCTCATCAAGTTTTAGCATTGAACGTGGCTTAAGTGGTTTTAAATTGGCAATATCTTCTACTCTCTTCTGGTAATCTTTAATCCTCGACATGCTTTGATCTATGCTCCAAACCACCTTGCTATTAGCATCGCGCAACATGTTTTCGGCAGTAAGAAAGCGATTACCTGGGGCTAGTATTCCACCAGCACAACTCTCATCACAAGCTCTCAGTTCCAAATAATCAACACCAGTGAGCTCTTCATTTTCTACCATTTCCAAGAATTCTATAACATTCCAGATCCCATCGATAGCCAAAGCTTTACCATGAATGCTTGCAGCCTCGCCTTTT containing:
- a CDS encoding NADH-quinone oxidoreductase subunit NuoF; translation: MSKYKMHLLICGGTGCKASASDAIAEKLKAELAANNLQEDVQVILTGCFGFCEKGPIVKVLPDNTFYTQVKPEDASEIVKEHVIKGRKVERLLYIDPTKKETIEDSKQMGFYRKQMRIALRNCGFINPENIDEYIARDGYQALGKVLTEYTPQETIEVIKKSGLRGRGGGGFPTGLKWEIASKNQADQKYVVCNADEGDPGAFMDRSILEGDPHSVIEAMAICGYCIGASKGLIYIRAEYPLAINRLKIAIEQAREYGLLGNDIFGTGFSFDLELRYGAGAFVCGEETALIHSMEGLRGEPSNKPPYPAQSGYMGKPTNVNNVETYANVPPIILKGADWYSSIGTEKSKGTKVFALAGKINNVGLIEVPMGITLREVIFEIGGGIKNGKKFKAVQTGGPSGGCLTESHLDTPIDFDNLVAAGSMMGSGGMIVMDEDDCMVSVAKFYLDFTVEESCGKCSPCRIGNKRLYELLDRITKGEGTMEDLERLRNLSQVIKDTSLCGLGQTSPNPVLSTLDNFYDEYVAHVEDKKCPAGQCKSLMKYVIDPEACVGCTACARNCPVNAISGERKKPHEINTAICIKCGACYEKCKFDAISIK
- the nuoE gene encoding NADH-quinone oxidoreductase subunit NuoE — encoded protein: MSHIKLELKPEQVAKIKEICKSFNNDPGELINVLHKTQETFGYLPAEVQEVVAAELNVSVAKVYGVVTFYSFFTMIPKGKHPISICTGTACYVRGAEKVLDEFKRILNVKVGETTPDGKFSLNCLRCVGACGLAPVVLIGEKVYGRVSPDGVKDIIKEYEEQ
- a CDS encoding ATP-binding protein, which encodes MKDLSLHILDIVQNSVSANSSVIEINLDIDTEKDYIKLAVKDNGKGMDSEFLKYVTDPFTTTRTTRKVGLGIPLLKQNAELTGGSFSIDSQLGQGTELLARFIPSNIDCLPLGDIAGTFALLICSYPAIEFKIRVKKENELFEVSSSDISKALDGIPLNNPQVYPIVKEFIYSNLDELQITDLG
- a CDS encoding DRTGG domain-containing protein produces the protein MTVKDISEALNLKVCSGHNGLDNEVTGGYTSDLLSDVMGNAPAGAVWITLQTHINTIAVASLKDLAAIILVKGLEPDANTADKSNEENIPILSTELQAFEISGRLYNLINKK
- a CDS encoding PHP domain-containing protein — encoded protein: MRVKADLHIHSVISPCADLEMSPVNIVNRALANNLQLIAIADHNSTLHGPLTKELAKRHGIHCLYGAEITSKEEIHCLCIVETENQRVALQDFIENNILKISNKPDVFGYQVVVNEQEEIIQEVDYYLHAALNKSINEVSEFLQSIQGIFIPAHVDRLKYSLTSQLGFIPPDLKFDALEISKNSKVSDFCSHNRIESSKTFIRNSDAHYIHQVGEIYTEYEINDISLAGLRDAFDKKNGAFVYPFQ
- a CDS encoding NADH-dependent [FeFe] hydrogenase, group A6, which encodes METVKLTIDNKQVEVPKGTTIYKAARKLGIDIPALCYMELHDLGVENKPAGCRICVVEVEGRRNLAPSCATECAEGMVVKTHTSRVINARRTVMELILSDHPKDCLTCAKSGRCDLQDMAIKLGIREIPGQEYAEMSTYKKDFSPSIIRDVDKCIMCRRCETMCNDVQTVGALSAVNRGFMAVVAPAFEQDLEKSPCTYCGQCVAVCPTGALTEVDHTAKVIRAIADPNKTVLVQTAPAVRAALGEEFGMKPGTLVTGKMVAALRQIGFDYIFDTDFAADLTIMEEGTELLDRLTRFLNGDKDVKLPILTSCCPGWVNFFEHNFTDMLDVPSSAKSPQQMFGAIAKSYFAEKLGKKREELVVVSVMPCLAKKYECQRDEFKVDDNPDVDFSISTRELAHLIKEFNINFEELPEEDFDRPLGESTGAGVIFGATGGVIEAAVRTAYEVYTGKPLPKIDFTELRGMDGIRSATIDFNGLPINIGIAHGLGNARKLLEDVRSGKANYHAIEVMACPGGCIGGGGQPLHHGNSAIIKARMEAIYREDAGKPIRKSHENPYIKQLYEEFLGKPMSEKAHHLLHTHYFDKKKDIYIK
- a CDS encoding (2Fe-2S) ferredoxin domain-containing protein, with protein sequence MTKVKSLADLKKMKETLQSKIDLREKGDSAENLVQIKVAMATCGIASGAKNVMDFLLEELEKRGVNAVVTQTGCMGYCYAEPTIEVKLPNADPVVFGYVDTKKADEIIEKYIKNGELVDGIIPVNYESIDNK